A window of Candidatus Hydrogenedentota bacterium genomic DNA:
ACACTCCCTGTCACCGGCCATCCATAACGCCGCCTTTGCGGCGACCGGACTGAACTTCGTCTATGGCGCCTTTCGCGTCGAAGACGTGGGGGCCTGTCTTGCGGGCATGCGGGCGATGGGTGGTTTTCGGGGACTCAGCGTGACGATACCCCACAAAGTTGCCGCGATGGAGCACGTGGACGAACTGGACGCCATGGCGCGCAGGGTGGGTTGCATCAACACGGTCACCAGCGAGCGAGGGCGACTGTTCGGCAGCGTGACCGATGGCACGGGGACCCTGCGGGCCTTTCGCCAGGCGGGTGTCGATCTAACGGGCAAGCGGATTCTTTTCCTGGGCGCCGGAGGCGCGGTGCGCGCCGTGGCTTTTGCGCTGGCGCTGGAACCGGGCGTGGCGGGCATGACCATCCTCGCCCGCGACGGCGGCAAGGCCGCCGCACTTGCCCACGACCTGGAGAACGCCGGCGGCTGCCCGGTCCGCAGCGGCGATCTCGCCGCCCAGATCGAAGGGGCGATGGCGGATCATGAGATTGTGGTACAGGGCACGCCCGTCGGCATGTATCCCCGGCACGAAGGGGCGATGTGCATTCCCGAGGGCATGTTGCGGCGCTCCCACATTGTGTTTGATATGGTGTACCGCCCGCTGAAGACCACCTTTATCCAGGAAGCCGAGGCGGCGGGTTGCACCGCCATCCTGGGTTCTGAAATGCTGATTCAGCAGGCCGCCCTGCAATTCGAGACCTGGACCGGCGTCCCCGCGCCGATCGAGGTCATGCGCGCTACCCTGCTTGATATACTCAGTGGGGAACCATTCTGAATGATTTGGGAGACGAACGTGTGTGAAACCGCCCCGGGCAAGTTCCGTGGCTAGATCGGGAAACGGAATCGAAATGAAGGTCAAGACATTTATTGCGAAATCCAATCTGGATGGGCTGTCCCAGTGCGACGGCCAAATCAACGCGTGGCTCGAACGGGAGAAGGTGGAAGTTGCGTTTGTACATCAAAGCTGCGGCCAGGAGCGGCATCACGGCCAGAACGCCGACCCCATCGTGGTGACCTCGATCTGGTACAAGGAAGCGGAGTGATCTCTCCATTTTCCCCCGCCGCATTGTGCGGAAGTGGAGTTGCGTGATAGTATACGGGCCGGATTTGCGGTTCCGGATGGCGTACGCCCCGCGGCGCGGCGATCCCGTACCGGCCCTGGGCCTCTGAGGACAAGACCACATGTTGATATCCAAGTACATCACGGAAGATTGCATCGCCACCAAGCTCAAAGCCGGCACCAAGGCGGACGCCCTCAAGGAGTTGA
This region includes:
- a CDS encoding shikimate dehydrogenase — its product is MDTSTQFCAVIGNPVGHSLSPAIHNAAFAATGLNFVYGAFRVEDVGACLAGMRAMGGFRGLSVTIPHKVAAMEHVDELDAMARRVGCINTVTSERGRLFGSVTDGTGTLRAFRQAGVDLTGKRILFLGAGGAVRAVAFALALEPGVAGMTILARDGGKAAALAHDLENAGGCPVRSGDLAAQIEGAMADHEIVVQGTPVGMYPRHEGAMCIPEGMLRRSHIVFDMVYRPLKTTFIQEAEAAGCTAILGSEMLIQQAALQFETWTGVPAPIEVMRATLLDILSGEPF